One part of the Glycine soja cultivar W05 chromosome 11, ASM419377v2, whole genome shotgun sequence genome encodes these proteins:
- the LOC114377269 gene encoding GTPase LSG1-2-like has product MGKNQKTGVGRALVKQHNQQSKENGRLQKKKVLESFTEISDIDAIIEQAEHPQQPLFSTPHRPINLDLSSGIGKNEMTLEEMRKQQKREEALHASSLRVPRRPPWRAHMSVEELGDNERQAFLIWRRSLARLEENENLVLTPFEKNLDIWRQLWRVVERSDLLVMVVDSRDPLFYRCPDLEAYAREVDEHKRTLLLVNKADLLPASVREKWVEYFHAHNILYIFWSAKAASAAVEGKMFRSPLEADDSGKNNNPDTEIYDRDELLARLQSEAEEIVEMRRNSSSDTRPSNIHSSGENLAGSSSSNNVIVGFVGYPNVGKSSTINALVGKKRTGVTSTPGKTKHFQTLIISNKLTVCDCPGLVFPSFSSSGYRMIACGVLPIDRMTEHREAVQVVADKVPRHVIEEIYKISLPKPKPYEPQSRPPLASELLRAYCASRRYVTASGLPDETRAARQILKDYIDGKLPHYEMPPAMSNVELYSVNLHGSVSSGTEDVDGKLAPDFEQVLDDLNSFDMANGLVSNEVTIKKADASHNHHRKPQRKKDRSQRTENNDADGMPVVRFLQKPINTSYVKV; this is encoded by the exons ATGGGGAAAAACCAGAAGACAGGGGTGGGAAGAGCGTTGGTGAAGCAGCACAATCAACAGAGCAAGGAAAATGGGCGTTTACAGAAGAAGAAGGTTCTCGAATCCTTCACAGAGATCAGCGACATCGACGCCATAATCGAACAAGCTGAACACCCTCAACAACCCCTCTTCTCCACCCCTCACCGCCCCATCAATCT GGATCTGAGCTCTGGCATTGGCAAAAATGAAATGACACTTGAAGAAATGAGGAAACAGCAGAAGAGGGAGGAGGCTTTGCATGCTAGCAGTCTTCGTGTTCCGCGCAG GCCACCATGGAGAGCACACATGTCTGTTGAGGAGCTTGGTGACAATGAAAGACAAGCTTTCTTAATTTGGCGTCGCAGTCTGGCAAG ACTTGAGGAAAATGAGAATCTTGTCCTAACCCCGTTTGAGAAAAATCTCGATATCTGGAGACAGCTCTGGCGGGTTGTTGAGCGCAGTGATTTG CTTGTTATGGTTGTTGATTCCCGAGATCCACTATTCTATCGCTGTCCTGATCTTGAG GCATATGCACGAGAGGTTGATGAGCATAAACGCACATTGCTCTTGGTTAATAAGGCAGATCTTTTACCAGCTTCTGTCAG AGAGAAATGGGTAGAGTATTTTCATGCTCATAATATTCTATATATCTTCTGGTCAGCTAAAGCTGCTTCAGCAGCTGTTGAAGGTAAAATGTTTAGGTCACCATTGGAAGCTGATGATTCAGGGAAGAACAATAATCCAGACACAGAGATATATGACAGGGATGAGCTTCTTGCACGGTTGCAGTCAGAGGCAGAAGAGATAGTAGAGATGAGGAGAAATTCTAGCTCTGACACAAGGCCATCTAACATTCATTCTTCTGGTGAAAATCTTGCTGGTAGTTCCTCATCAAATAATGTAATTGTGGGATTTGTCGGGTATCCTAATGTTGGCAAAAGTTCAACTATTAATGCTCTGGTTGGTAAAAAAAGGACAGGTGTCACCTCTACTCCAGGGAAGACAAAGCATTTCCAAACGTTAATTATTTCCAACAAACTGACCGTTTGTGACTGTCCTGGATTAGTTTTTCCATCTTTCTCAAGCTCAGGGTATAGGATGATTGCTTGTGGAGTGTTGCCTATAGATAGGATGACTGAACACAGGGAGGCTGTCCAAGTTGTAGCTGATAAAGTTCCAAGGCATGTCATTGAGGAGATTTATAAGATCAGCCTACCAAAACCTAAGCCATATGAGCCCCAATCACGCCCCCCTCTGGCATCTGAACTTTTGAGAGCATATTGTGCTTCTCGCAGGTATGTTACCGCTAGTGGACTGCCTGATGAAACTAGAGCTGCTCGCCAGATACTGAAAGATTACATTGATGGGAAGCTGCCTCACTATGAAATGCCCCCAGCAATGTCAAATGTGGAACTATACTCGGTTAACTTGCATGGCTCTGTTTCATCTGGTACTGAAGATGTTGATGGCAAACTTGCACCAGATTTTGAGCAAGTGTTGGATGACCTCAATTCATTTGACATGGCTAATGGACTTGTTTCGAATGAAGTTACCATCAAGAAGGCTGATGCATCTCATAATCACCATAGGAAGCCTCAGCGGAAAAAAGATCGTTCTCAGAGAACAGAGAATAATGATGCTGATGGGATGCCAGTTGTAAGGTTCCTTCAGAAACCAATCAACACAAGTTATGTGAAGGTCTAG